One genomic segment of Xyrauchen texanus isolate HMW12.3.18 chromosome 5, RBS_HiC_50CHRs, whole genome shotgun sequence includes these proteins:
- the LOC127644342 gene encoding uncharacterized protein LOC127644342: MYDIVIQGWTPHVIESSSAPVEPPTGPPMVISNQQEAVALLNPPTAPTGPPAALIGPPKSPIGQSVSSLAPSVKQSQNLGKRPHSPEGPSAASPVSFEKDEVVEGGCPAPTIVRPNKRKVEVVEGGCPAPTTVRPKKRKECPHTVTGSQGYYPVKSVAKYKVIKGQKWKQVEWVPCKLCYFTTGLLKDIM; the protein is encoded by the exons ATGTATGATATTGTTATTCAAG GCTGGACCCCACATGTAATTGAAAGTTCATCAGCCCCAGTTGAACCCCCAACAGGACCACCAATGGTCATATCAAATCAGCAGGAAGCAGTGGCCCTGCTTAATCCCCCAACAGCTCCAACGGGACCTCCAGCAGCCCTTATTGGACCACCGAAGTCCCCAATTGGACAGTCAGTGTCCTCTTTAGCACCCTCGGTAAAGCAATCCCAGAACCTGGGGAAAAGACCCCACTCCCCAGAAGGACCTTCAGCAGCCTCCCCAGTTTCTTTTGAAAAAG ATGAAGTTGTGGAAGGAGGCTGTCCTGCTCCCACTATTGTGCGGCCGAATAAAAGGAAAG TGGAAGTTGTGGAAGGAGGCTGTCCTGCTCCCACTACAGTGCGGCCGAAAAAAAGGAAAG AATGCCCACATACAGTGACAGGGAGCCAGGGTTATTACCCTGTGAAGAGCGTTGCCAAATACAAAGTCATTAAG GGTCAAAAATGGAAGCAAGTGGAGTGGGTGCCATGCAAACTCTG TTACTTCACCACAGGACTTTTGAAAGATATCATGTGA